In Schistocerca cancellata isolate TAMUIC-IGC-003103 chromosome 7, iqSchCanc2.1, whole genome shotgun sequence, a genomic segment contains:
- the LOC126092491 gene encoding uncharacterized protein LOC126092491, which produces MYSGKLVILLAVLAACCSVSWANPHMEKVDKYMHCKTCDKYALIMDGWVFSMYNLLVGVGVKVPQALSYSLHLAFFLVAVLNHLLKADIRLLWTGISNMIKEVIADEYLRGVLKEVGLKLITVIECVLSKMHIALNW; this is translated from the exons ATGTACTCCGGAAAGCTGGTTATCCTGCTCGCCGTGCTGGCGGCCTGCTGCTCTGTCAGCTGGGCGAACCCCCACATGGAGAAGGTGGACAAGTACATGCACTGCAAGACGTGCGACAAGTACGCCCTCATCATGGACGGCTGGGTCTTCTCCATGTACAACCTGCTCGTCGGCGTGGGCGTGAAGGTGCCTCAGGCGCTCTCCTACTCCCTGCACCTCGCCTTCTTCCTCGTCGCTGTG ctcaATCATCTCTTGAAGGCTGACATCCGTTTGCTCTGGACCGGCataagcaacatgataaaggag gtgaTAGCCGACGAGTACCTGAGAGGTGTCCTGAAAGAGGTCGGCTTGAAACTGATCACCGTCATTGAGTGCGTTCTGTCGAAGATGCATATC GCGCTGAACTGGTAA